The following proteins are co-located in the Chaetodon trifascialis isolate fChaTrf1 chromosome 14, fChaTrf1.hap1, whole genome shotgun sequence genome:
- the kcnk5a gene encoding potassium channel subfamily K member 5a, with product MVDKGPLLTSAVIFYLSIGAAIFQVLEEPNWKLAAKQYSAQKDKILEDYPCLTKDDLDRILEVVSDAAGQGVTITGSKTFNNWNWPNAVIFAATVITTIGYGNIAPKTSAGRVFCIFYGLFGVPLCLTWISELGKFFGGRAKHLGQYLTKKGFSLRKAQFTCTAFFLLWGVLVHLVLPPFVFMYQEGWTYIEGLYFSFVTLTTIGFGDLVAGVEPNKEYPTLYRYFVEVWIYLGLAWLSLFFNWKVRMVIEAHKALKKRRKLRKLSLDELRHYKESHKTAPRLSPTPNDVNIFSFLSKKQEGYNDLIKQIGTKKDVRHGSSDNTINKSKEIGRSKSCNDAPMFNSHTILSLDRSPRQKRRYSFSDRVTVAFSKSKNYLLGSDNGLLLTEDHVEGDLELDQDQMYENQLDKDVDLENGGVGDCGAGGRRTWDSKEYHPLTFQNANITFIDEENFLSNNLEEENDDDDDDDDDDDDSKAKLSITTCDENIETNSKDEQSSESEGSVFTSDCSEHSHSYEKLVEEYAKEENTES from the exons ATGGTAGATAAAGGCCCCTTGCTGACTTCTGCTGTTATTTTTTACCTGTCCATTGGGGCAGCAATTTTTCAAGTCCTGGAGGAGCCTAATTGGAAGCTGGCTGCAAAGCAGTATAGTGCCCAGAAGGATAAAATACTTGAGGACTATCCCTGTCTGACGAAAGATGATTTGGACAGAATATTAGAG gTGGTGTCTGATGCTGCAGGCCAAGGGGTCACTATAACTGGCAGTAAGACCTTCAACAACTGGAACTGGCCAAATGCTGTTATCTTTGCTGCCACTGTTATTACCACCATCG GATATGGGAACATTGCCCCAAAAACCTCAGCAGGCCGTGTATTTTGCATCTTCTATGGATTGTTTGGTGTGCCTTTATGTCTTACCTGGATCAGTGAGCTCGGAAAATTCTTTGGTGGTAGAGCCAAGCACCTAGGCCAGTATCTAACCAAGAAAGGATTTTCACTG agaAAGGCTCAGTTTACCTGCACAGCTTTTTTTCTCCTATGGGGTGTGCTGGTCCATTTAGTCCTTCCACCTTTTGTATTTATGTACCAAGAGGGTTGGACATACATTGAAGGCTTGTACTTCTCATTTGTCACCTTGACCACAATTGGTTTTGGGGACTTAGTAGCAG GTGTGGAACCAAATAAAGAATACCCAACTCTCTACCGTTACTTTGTGGAAGTGTGGATTTATCTGGGATTGGCCTGGCTTTCTTTGTTCTTCAACTGGAAAGTGAGAATGGTGATTGAGGCCCACAAGGCATTGAAGAAACGGCGCAAGTTGCGCAAGCTATCCCTTGATGAGCTCCGCCATTACAAAGAGTCTCACAAGACTGCTCCTCGTTTGTCACCCACTCCCAATGATGTCAACATCTTCAGCTTCCTGTCCAAGAAGCAAGAAGGTTATAATGACTTGATTAAGCAGATTGGCACCAAAAAAGATGTCAGACATGGCAGCAGTGACAACACCATCAACAAATCTAAGGAGATTGGTCGTTCTAAGAGTTGCAATGATGCGCCCATGTTTAATAGTCACACCATCCTCAGTCTAGACCGTTCACCACGCCAAAAGAGACGCTATAGTTTCAGTGACCGTGTCACTGTTGCTTTTTCAAAGTCCAAGAACTACCTCCTGGGCTCAGATAATGGTTTGCTGCTAACAGAGGACCATGTAGAGGGTGACCTAGAACTTGACCAGGACCAAATGTATGAGAACCAGCTTGACAAGGACGTTGACCTAGAGAATGGAGGAGTGGGAGATTGTGGAGCAGGCGGTCGAAGGACATGGGATTCTAAAGAGTACCATCCCCTAACATttcaaaatgcaaatattaCTTTTATAGATGAGGAGAATTTTCTCAGCAATAACTTGGAGGAggagaatgatgatgatgatgatgatgatgatgatgatgatgattctaAAGCAAAGCTATCAATTACTACATGCGATGAAAACATTGAAACAAACTCCAAGGACGAACAGAGTTCTGAATCTGAAGGGTCTGTGTTCACCAGTGACTGTTCCGAACACAGCCACTCCTATGAGAAACTTGTTGAGGAGTATGCTAAGGAAGAAAATACAGAATCTTGA